DNA sequence from the Alteribacter lacisalsi genome:
TATTGTCCTTTCTGTATTCATTGTCGGGCTGTTTACCTCGATTGTTTTACTGGCACACTTTGAGGACATGCAGCAGGTGCAGCTGATGCCCATTATCTTTGAGGTAAGTTCGGCGTTCGGAACGTGCGGCCTCTCGATGGGCATCACAGATGAACTTACCCAGGCGAGCCAGAATACCCTCATGGTGCTGATGTTCATCGGCCGTGTCGGCCTTGTGGCATTCCTGTTCTCCATTCGACGCCGGGAACAGAAAACATATTACAAGTACCCAACGGAACGGATTATCGTAGGATAGGTTGATATAGGTAAAAAAGGTATATTAAAAAAGTAAGACTGAAGGAAAGTAGAGTGCAGAGACCGGGTCTGGTCTGCTGCACTCTATTTTTCTTTTGGAATGGCTCTGTTAAAGTCTATTGTTGATTTCCGCTCACTGCCCTCCCTTTCCGCGGGCACCACTGCAGCCAGCAAAGAAGTGCCGTGCTTCTTCCTCTGCCGGCATCGCTCCGAAGCGTCTGCGTCGAAGCAGCTCGAAGCGAATTCACGAAGTAAACGCTCGTCCCTGCGGGGTCTTCCGTCGGTGCTTTTCCCGCAGGAGTGTCGGGTGTTCGCTTCAATCAACTTTCTTTAAAATGGAATAAACACTGATCAATCTGCCATCCCTGGTGCTTGTACTTAGGAGTGGAAAACCGAAGCCTTTCGGGGGCTGCGGTCGCAGGACTAAGGTGGCCTTACGAGAATTTTGTTCAGAAAATGGACAAGATTGTGTTCCTCTGAACGTTTTTTTGTTAAAATAAGTTCTGTATCCGCTTTCTTGACGATCCACTTTTAGTGGGAGTACAATATAAATTGTAAAAAAATCGTAAGAAACACTGGATTTGACGAACAATGACCGGAAATGACGAAAAGGAAGTCCTGATAAGGAGGCGTTCAAAGAAGAGGCCAGGCAAAAACGAACAACACATACCTGTTCAGAAAATTTAAAATTTACAGGGGGAACGAACCGATGGCACAAAATCGAGAGTATTTTTTGCGGAAAATGCATTCATTACTGGGAGTTATTCCGGTAGGTCTTTTTATAATTGTCCACTTTGGGGTTAACTACTTCTCCGTACGCGGAGAAGAGGAGTACAACCAGGCTGTTGCCTTTATGGAAAACCTTCCGTTCCGCTACGCAATGGAAATCTTCATTATTTTCCTGCCTATTCTTTTTCACGCAATCTACGGCATCTACATCGCCTTTCAGGCTCGTCACAATACAAGCTCGTATGGATATTTCCGTAACTGGATGTTCCGCCTCCAGCGTGTGACAGGCATTATCGTCCTGATCTTTATGGCGTGGCACGTGTGGGAAACACGGATCGCTGCTGCAATGGGACAGGAAGTTAACTTCGACATGATGGCTAACATAGTAGAAAATCCGGTGGCACTGGTTGCCTACCTGATCGGAATTTTAGCAACAACGTTCCACTTTGCTAACGGACTATGGTCCTTCGGTATCACGTGGGGCATTACCGTATCACCACGTTCACAGCAGATTTCCACGTATATTACGCTAGGGTTCTTCCTTGTCCTTTCTTATGTAGGCGTTGCGTCGATCCTGGCATTTCTTTAAGTAAATCCGAAACCGTAATGAGGTCCTTTCACAGACAGGACGTCACCATGCACTATGAGAAGGAGTGTGTCGTATGAGCAAAGGTAAAATTATCGTTGTCGGCGGCGGTCTTGCAGGGCTTATGGCAACAATCAAGGCAGCCGAAGCCGGCATGAAAGTAGATTTGTTTTCTGTTGTTCCGGTAAAGAGATCCCACTCAGTATGCGCCCAGGGCGGTATTAACGGGGCTCTTAATACAATGGGTGAGGGCGACTCCACCTGGGAGCACTTTGATGATTCAGTGTACGGAGGCGATTTCCTCGCCAACCAGCCGCCTGTAAAAGCGATGTGTGACGCGGCTCCGGGAATTATTCACCTGATGGACCGGATGGGCGTTATGTTCAACCGGACACCGGAAGGGCTTCTTGCACTCCGCCGCTTTGGTGGAACACAGCATCACCGTACAGCCTTCGCCGGTGCCACTACAGGCCAGCAGCTGCTGTACGCACTTGATGAGCAGGTCCGCCGTCACGAAGTGGCAGGACTTGTTACGAAATATGAAGGCTGGGAATTCCTCAGCGCAATTGTAGATGAAAGTGACGGCCGCTGCCGCGGGATTACCGCACAGAACCTTGCAACGTCCGAAATGAAGTCGTTCAGGGCAGATGCTACGATTCTTGCCACAGGCGGACCGGGAATTATTTTCGGAAAATCAACCAACTCCATGATCAATACAGGCTATGCTGCTGCTGCTGTTTACAAGCAGGGAGCCTACTATGCGAACGGAGAGTTCATTCAGATTCACCCGACAGCGATTCCCGGAGACGACAAGCTGCGTCTCATGAGTGAATCCGCACGAGGGGAAGGCGGCCGTGTATGGACGTATAACGAAGATAACGAGCCGTGGTATTTCCTTGAGGAGAAATATCCTGCCTATGGAAACCTCGTCCCGCGTGATATTGCCACCCGTGAGATCTTCTCTGTATGTGTGGATCAGAAGCGCGGAATCAACGGAGAGAACATGGTTTACCTTGATCTTTCCCATAAAGATCCGAAAGAGCTTGATGTCAAGCTTGGCGGTATTATGGAGATCTATGAAAAATTCATGGGCGACGATCCGCGTAAAGTACCAATGAAGATTTTCCCTGCGGTTCACTATTCCATGGGCGGACTGTGGATCGACTATGACCAGATGACGAATATTCCGGGTCTATTCGCTGCCGGTGAATGTGACTACTCCCAGCACGGAGCAAACCGCCTGGGCGCCAACTCACTTTTGTCTGCCATTTACGGAGGTATGGTTGCCGGACCTAAAGCGGTTGAATACATCAGCGGTCTTGAACAGGCCAGTGAGGACGTCAGCTCCCAGGTGTTTGACAGCCAGCTGATGAAAGATCAGCAGCAGTTTGAAGATATCCTGAAGATGGACGGGGACGAAAACGCGTTCAAGCTGCATCAGGAACTTGGTGAGTGGATGACCGACAACGTAACGGTTGTACGTGAGAACAAGCGCCTTCTTGAAACGGATGAGAAACTGCAGGAACTCATGGAGCGTTATAAAAACATTAATATCGATGATACAGCTAAATGGAGCAACCAGAGCGCTGCGTTTGTACGCCAGCTCGACGGCATGCTGAACCTTGCCCGTGTTATAACGCTTGGTGCATACAACCGTAACGAAAGCCGCGGTGCCCATTATAAGCCGGAATTCCCGGACCGTAACGACGACGAGTGGATGAAGACAACGAAAGCGAAAATGAACACGTCTACAGGCGCCCCTGACTTTGAGTACGAAGATGTGGATGTATCCCTCATCAAGCCTCGTAAACGTGACTACACGTCTAAGAAACAAGGGAGTGTCAAATCGTGAGCGAAAAAACAATCCGTTTAGTCATTACCCGTCAGAAAGACCAGGAAGACAGCTCCTACAAGGAAGAATTTGAGCTGCCCTACCGTGAAAACATGAACGTAATCTCGGCACTTATGGAAATCCGCCGTAACCCGGTAAACGCGAAGGGTGAAGAAACAACGGCTGTTTCCTGGGAAGCGAGTTGTCTTGAGGAGGTTTGCGGTGCCTGTTCGATGGTGATTAACGGAAAGCCCCGTCAGTCATGTACCGCACTCGTGGATCAACTTGAGCAGCCGATTCGCCTTGAGCCGATGAAAACATTCCCGGTTGTTCGTGACCTTGTGGTTGACCGTAGCCGTATGTTTGATTCCCTCAAGCGTGTAAAAGCGTGGGTGCCGATTGACGGTACCTACGATCTCGGACCGGGACCTCGTATGCCTGAAGCGAAACGCCAGTGGGCGTATGAACTTTCCAAGTGTATGACATGCGGTGTCTGTCTGGAAGCATGCCCGAACGTAAACGACAAGTCCGAATTTATCGGACCGGCGGCACTATCCCAGGTGCGTCTGTTTAACGCTCATCCAACAGGTGCAATGCATAAAGCCGAACGTTTGAATTCTCTCATGGACGGCGACGGAGGCCTCTCCAACTGCGGTAACTCGCAGAACTGTGTGCAGGCATGCCCGAAAGGCATCCCGCTCACCACATCCATTGCGGCACTTAACCGCGACACAACGCTGCAATCATTTAAAAACTTCTTCGGAAGTGACAATAACTTCTAAGACAAACGGAAAAGGACAGCGGAAATTGCTGTCCTTTTCCTGCAGCCAGAGTGTGAATGAATGTTCATTCATATCGGGGTGCCGTTTAGGGATGGAAGCTTTATAAAGCTTCCGCCTGAAGCGTAATAGAACAGCAGGTTTTACGAAAAAAACTAAAGACAATAAATATTTTCTATGGACAATAAGGCTGCGCTAAGGACAATAACTCTCCGCGCAGATGAAAAAACAAACGCTCATCGCGCGGTTGAATACTATATTAAGGAGATGAGATTCAATGGCGGTATCAGATTACATCGAAGATCTAGAAAAATGGCAGTCAGAATTCAGGCACAGCTATCCTGTGACGGTCCGTTTTTCCGAAACCGATGCTTTCGGTCATTTAAACAATACAGTATCCTTCGTTTATTTTGAGCAGGGAAGAATCAATTTCTTTAAAGAAATTGGCTTTGGGGAAGAGTGGTTTGCCAGCGGAGGAGAAGGTATTCCGGTAACAGCAGACCTGCACTGCGATTATAGACGCCAGGTGTTTTTTGATGAGCAGCTTGACGTTCAGGTAAAAGTAGCCGAAATCGGCAATTCCTCCATGGACCTCCACTATCTGATTACGAACGCATCGGGTAAGGTGTGCATGACGGGAAGAGGACGGATGGTTCAGGTGTCACGTAAAACCGGAAAACCGATAAAATGGAGTGAAACGGCACTCGAAAAACTTAATGTTTCCAGGAGTCAGTAGAGAGTCAAAAACCTTGCGGCAAATTACCGGATTAATCCGCGCTCTTTTATCGAAATCCCAAGTCACACCCGATCGACCGCTGACATAGGATAACATGACTAAATACTAATCAACCCGCCAATGTATCAGCAGCCCATGCAAGAAAGGGTGAAATTATTGAAAGAGCACGATTTCCGGCCAAAACCGCTATTAACCAAACGAGAACGTGAAGTATTCGAGCTACTGGTTCAAGATAAGACAACTAAAGAAATCGCATCAGAATTGTTCATCTCTGAAAAGACTGTACGAAATCATATATCCAACACAATGCAGAAGCTTGGGGTAAAGGGGCGCTCACAAGCAGTTATCGAATTGATCCGACTAGGGGAACTCAAAATATAATGACAGCCGGCTTCTGTTCAGGAAGCCGGTTTCATTGTTTTCCCGAAGTGGCGGGACCGTTGACACTGATTGAGCCTTACATTATGCTAAAACGAGAATCGACAGAGGAAAGGTAATTGGGCATGCCTCATAATTATATCGTGGAAAAAGTTCTGAATAACAATGTTGTGGTTGCAAAGGGAACCGGTCATGAAGAATTTATAATGATCGGGAAGGGGATTGGCTTTGGAAAAAAGAAAGGCAGTCACCTTGATGATGAAAATTTTGAAAAGGTATTCAAACTGTATGATCAGGAGGAACAGGAGCTTTACAAGCAGCTGTTAAAAGATCTGGACCCTGCTGTTCTCGAAGTAGTCTATGAAGCCATACTCCATATACAGAAACGGCTTAATATGCCTTTAAATGAACATATTCATATCGGCCTTACCGACCACATTGCGTTTGCAGTAAAAAGGATCCGGCAGGGACTTGAAATTAAAAATCCGTTTCTAAAGGATACAGAACTGCTGTACCCGCGGGAATATCAAATTGCCGAAGAGGTAGTCGCTTTTCTCAACAGCCGCCTTAAGGCAGGTCTTCCGCCGGCAGAAACCGGCTTTGTTGCCCTGCATATACACAGTGCAGTATCGGACAAGCCTCTTTCAGCAGTGAACGAACATGCGGGTCTTTTACTCAGGCTGATCATTGTAATCGAAAATCAGCTGAATATAAAGATTGATAAGCAGAGTATTGATTACGCACGTCTTCTAAGCCACCTGCGGCGTGTCATTGATCGTGCAGAGAAGGTCGAATCCGGCGGGGAGGAACAGGAAAAGCTCGCATGGCTCTTGAAACAGGAGTATCCGGTGTGCTACAATCTTTCATGGAAGCTGATTAGAATTATTCAGCAGGATCTGCGTAAAACTGTGCCCGAGTCAGAAACCGTTTACATCACGGTTCATCTGCAAAGGCTCATAACTTCATAAACTTGTATACGTTTACGTGTTACTGATTCGATCAGGCATGAGTAAAAAGGTGTATACGACCTGCAGGCAGGGGATACCTAACATTAAAAGGTTCCATTGCTCTGGTGGAGGCCGTATATCATTTTTTACTCATGCCTTTTTGTGTTTTTTACGCAGCCTCAGGTTCTTAATGACAGCGTTCCCAAAACGAGAAGGAGGTTTTTATATGAGTACAGCAGCCGCTGAAAAGAATAATGTGTTCAGTAATCTCTTTGGTCTGCTCCAGCGGATCGGACGATCACTTATGCTCCCGGTTTCCGTTCTTCCGGCAGCCGGACTTCTGCTTGGAATCGGGCACGAAAACGTGCTGGATATACCTGTAATGACAGAAGCAGGGGGGATTATCTTTGCCAATCTGGCTCTGATTTTTGCCATCGGGGTTGCTATTGGACTGTCTGACGGAGATGGGGTAGCAGGACTGGCAGCCGTAATCGGGTATCTGATTATGAATCAGACACTTGGCATTCTGGCAGAATACCGGGGACTTGAAACCGAGGCGGTTCTTGGAATTGAATCGCTTGGAATGGGGGTATTCGGGGGTATCATTATCGGTATTACCGCCTCGTACCTTTATAACAGGTTTCACAGGATTGAACTTCCCCAGTTTCTGGGTTTTTTCGGAGGAAAACGTTTTGTTCCGATCATTACAGCTGCAGTAAGTGTGGTTCTGGGTGCCATCCTCGTTTTTGTATGGCCCCCGATCCAGCAGGCAATTGATTACTTAAGTGTTCTTGCTACTGAAACAGGCACAACAATTGCAGCATTTATTTTCGGTTTTGGACAGCGGATTCTTATTCCGTTTGGTCTCCATCACATCTTCTATCAGCCATTCTGGTTTGAGTTTGGACAGTATACCACTCAGGCCGGGGAGACGGTGCGCGGGGATATGAACCGCTATTTTGCAGGAGATCCTGAAGCTGGTACGTTTATGGCCGGACTATTCCCATTCATGCTCTTTGGTCTCCCGGCGGCAGCACTGGCCATTTATCATGAAGCAGACAAAGCGAAGAAAAAAGCAGTCGCGGGGATTATGGGTTCTGCCGCTCTGACAAGCTTTCTAACGGGGATTACCGAACCAATTGAATTTGCCTTTCTTTTCGTAGCACCGGTTCTGTTCCTGATCCACTGTATTCTTGCAGGATTTTCATTTGTAGTCATGGACCTGCTCAATGTTAAAGCCGGCTTCACATTTTCCGGCGGTTTTATTGATTATGTGCTCTATTGGAACTTCTCCACCAATGCATGGATGGTAATTCCGGTCGGACTTGTTTTCGCAGTTCTGTACTACTTTGGTTTCCGCTTTGCAATCCGGAAGTTTAATCTCCAGACCCCGGGACGGGAGAAGGATACAGACGATGGAAAAGAAGAAGCGCGGCCGTCCAAAGAGCTTGCCCGTAATGTTCTTACGGCACTTGGCGGCAAAAAGAACATCAGCAAGCTGGATGCGTGTATTACCCGCCTTCGTGTAACCGTAAACAGCAAGAACGAAGTAAACAAAGGTGAGCTGAAAAAATTAGGTGCTTCAGGTGTTATGGAAGTGGGTAATAATATACAAGCTATCTTTGGAACGAAATCTGATACACTTAAAGGTCAGATTAAGGATTTAATTGACGGAAAAGAAGTATCGGAAGACCTTGACGAACAGGAAACCGATGATACGAAAGTCGTTCCTGGCGATGGGGGCGGCCATTCCGGTGAGCTGGATTTTGCAATGCCGATTGAGGGCCGGCTGATGGATCTGTCTGAAGTTCCGGATCAGGTTTTCTCGGAACGGATGATGGGTGACGGTTTTGCAGTTGATCCAAAAAACGGTCTTGTCAAATCGCCGGTTAATGGTAAAGTAATGAATGTCTTCCCAACGAAACATGCAATAGGCATTGAGGCTGACAGCGGACATGAAATTCTGATACACTTTGGTATTGATACAGTCAATCTTAAAGGCGACGGCTTTGAGGCACTGATCGAGGAAGGTGACAGTGTCAGACAGGGTCAGGAGTTATTAAAGGTTGATTTGGACAAAATTAGAGAGAGAGTACCCTCTTTAATTACCCCTGTCGTGTTTACCAACCTTCAGGAAGGTGAAGCGGTCAAGCTTCAAAAGCAAGGCTCTGTTTCCCAGGGGAATACAGGAATCATTGAAATTACAAAATAATATCTAATTCAGAAGGAGTGTTTTCTCATGGCAGAAAAGAACTTTAAAATCACAGCAGAAACAGGAATCCACGCACGTCCGGCAACGCAGCTCGTTAACAAAGCAGGACAGTATGAATCTGAAGTCACACTTGAGCATAACGGAAAATCCGTAAACCTTAAGTCCATTATGGGTGTAATGAGTCTTGGCGTCGGGCAGGGAGCAGAAGTTACCATTAAAGCTGAAGGTTCAGACGAGGAAGAAGCAATCAAAGGTCTTGAAGAAGTCATGAAAGAAGGACTGGCTGAATAATGTCAAAAACATTAACCGGAATCGGCGCTTCTTCCGGTATTGCCATTGCCAAAGCTTTTCTTCTTGAAACACCTGATCTTTCTGTCGAAAAATCAGAACCAGAAGACCAGGCAGCAGAGGAGAAAAAGTTCAACGACGCACTGGCTTCCGCCAAGGGAGAGCTGGAAAAAATTAAAGAGAAGACGCTCAACGACCTCGGAGAAGAGCATGCAGAAATCTTTTCCGCCCACCTGCTGGTTCTTAGTGACCCTGAGTTCGTGGATGCGATCCGGGGAAAAATTAAAAACGAAAACGTGAACGCAGGCTATGCAGTCAAGGAAATTTCCGATATGTTTGTGTCCATGTTTGAAAATATGGATAACGAATACATGCAGGAACGGGCTGCGGATATCCGCGACGTTTCAAAGCGCGTTCTTGCACATGTGCTTGGAAAAAAACTTGTGTCACTCGCTGAAATTGATGAGGAAGTAGTCGTCATTGCTGATGACCTGACCCCATCTGATACCGCTCAGCTCAACGGTGAATTCGTAAAAGGGTTTGCTACTGATATCGGCGGTCGGACGTCCCATTCCGCTATTATGGCCCGTTCTATGGAAATTCCTGCAGTTGTGGGTACAAAGGAAGTTACTGCATCAGCAGATTTCGATATGATGATGATCGTGGACGGAATTGAGGGCACGGTCATCGTGGATCCTACTGAGAGTGAAGTGGCGGAGTACCGGAAAAAGCAGGAAGAGTTCGCCAGTAAACAGAAGGAATGGGCGAAACTCGTCAATGACCCTACTGAATCAAAAGACGGTCATCACGTGGAGCTTGCAGCGAATATCGGAACTCCGAACGATATGGAAGGCGTCATCAGCAACGGTGCAGAAGGGGTCGGGCTCTACCGGACCGAGTTCCTCTATATGGGCCGTGATGAGCTGCCTACTGAGGAGGAGCAGTTTGAAGCTTACAAAAAAGTCGTTTCCGATATGGACGGGAAGCCGGTCGTCATCCGTACTCTCGATATCGGCGGTGACAAGGAGCTTCCTTACCTTGATCTACCAAAAGAAATGAACCCGTTTCTGGGCTTCAGGGCTGTGCGGCTCTGTCTTGAAAAAGATGATATGTTCCGTACACAGCTACGGGCGCTCCTGCGTGCCAGTGCATTCGGCAACCTGAAAATCATGTTCCCGATGATTGCCACGCTTGAAGAGTTCCGCCAGGCAAAAGCAATGCTTACAGAAGAAAAAGACAAGCTTAAAGCGGATGGAACCGACGTTAGTGACGACATCGAAGTCGGCATTATGGTTGAAATTCCATCGACTGCGGTTATGGCCGATACATTCGCTAAAGAAGTGGACTTCTTCAGCATTGGAACGAATGATTTAATTCAATATACAATGGCAGCCGACCGTATGAACGAACAGGTTTCCTACCTGTATCAGCCTTACAACCCTGCCATTCTGCGTCTCATCAAGATGGTTATTGACGCTGCACACAAGGAAGGCAAGTGGGCCGGCATGTGCGGGGAAATGGCCGGCGATGAAGTGGCGATTCCGCTCCTTCTCGGTCTTGGACTGGACGAATTCAGTATGAGCGCTACATCTGTGCTTCCTGCAAGAAGCCAGATCGCCAACCTGAATAAAAAGGAAGCAGAAGAAGCGGCTCAAAAAGCCCTCAATATGCAAACTTCGGACGATGTAAAAGCTTTTGTAGAAGAAACATTTCCGTCTGAAATGATTTAATTTGAAGTGAAACCCTCTGCTGTCAAACCAGTGGAGGGTTTCCTTTTTAATTAGTTGATTCATAAAACTTTATTAGTGAAATATAAGGAAACACTTGAAAAGATACCTGAAAACAAGGAAAATGGAAGTATTCAAATACTTTGTTTCCCGAAAGGAAGCAAAGGAACAGAAAAATTTTAATCCGCTACATAATTCAGCTCCTCAGTCATCATCAGCCGTATATCAGTCTTATGCCGGAAGCTGAAAATACTGAAATGAATGACCGTTATGGTCATCAGGAGGGTAACCTTATGCCAGAACAGACAGTAAAGACACAGCAGGTCGCGGATATTGAAAAATCACTTCGGATGATTGCAGATATCGTCAAACAAAAAGGGAGAGAAATCCTTAACGAGTTTCCGATCACACCTCCTCAGTTTGTTGCGCTTCAGTGGCTTCATGAATATGGTGATATGACAATTGGAGAACTCTCATCCAAAATGTATCTCGCGTGCAGCACAACGACAGACCTGATCGACCGCATGGAAAAAAATGAGCTCGTTGAACGTGTTAAGGATACAAATGACCGCCGTGTGGTGCGAATTCACCTTCTCGACAAAGGTGCCGAGATTATTAAAGAGGTTATTACACGCCGTCAGGCCTATCTGCAGGGCATTCTCGGAGATTTTTCGCCGGAGGATGTAGATTTTCTGGACCGGAGCCTGAGCTATCTTTTTGATGAAATGAAAAAAGATGCTAAAACGTGGAAATCATTCTAGAGCAGTCATAAGATCAGAAAGGAACAACCTAAAGTGAATAAACCAATCGGTGTTATCGATTCCGGCGTCGGCGGACTGACAGTCGTATCTGAACTGATCCGCCAGCTGCCGAAAGAAGAAATTATTTATATCGGCGATACCGCCCGCTGTCCATACGGCCCGAGGCCTGTAGAAGAAGTTAGGAAATATACGTGGCAGATGATTGACTATCTGCAGCGTGAAGATATAAAAATGCTGGTAATTGCCTGTAACACAGCAACAGCTGTCGTTCTTGAAGAAGCCAAAGAGAGACTTTCCATACCTGTGGTCGGTGTGATCAATCCAGGAGCCATTGCTGCCCTGAAAGCGACAGAAAACGATCATGTAGGGATTATCGGTACTATAGGAACTATTTTAAGTGGTGCCTACGAAAAAGCCATCCACAGCATTAATGATGAAATTACAGTCGAAAGTCTGCCTTGCCCCCGGTTTGTCCCTATGGTGGAAAAAGGAATCTTTAATGGACCGGAAGCAGCGAGGGTCGTGGCTGAGACACTGGAGCCGATCGTGGAAACGGGGATTG
Encoded proteins:
- a CDS encoding succinate dehydrogenase cytochrome b558 subunit, which gives rise to MAQNREYFLRKMHSLLGVIPVGLFIIVHFGVNYFSVRGEEEYNQAVAFMENLPFRYAMEIFIIFLPILFHAIYGIYIAFQARHNTSSYGYFRNWMFRLQRVTGIIVLIFMAWHVWETRIAAAMGQEVNFDMMANIVENPVALVAYLIGILATTFHFANGLWSFGITWGITVSPRSQQISTYITLGFFLVLSYVGVASILAFL
- the racE gene encoding glutamate racemase: MNKPIGVIDSGVGGLTVVSELIRQLPKEEIIYIGDTARCPYGPRPVEEVRKYTWQMIDYLQREDIKMLVIACNTATAVVLEEAKERLSIPVVGVINPGAIAALKATENDHVGIIGTIGTILSGAYEKAIHSINDEITVESLPCPRFVPMVEKGIFNGPEAARVVAETLEPIVETGIDSLILGCTHYPLLEEVIQDYVGEGIQVICSGDETAREVSGLMFHKGWLYTGSRKPSHRFLTTGAAESFRDIASEWLTLPVASVEEISLVRSGQEKI
- a CDS encoding MarR family winged helix-turn-helix transcriptional regulator, whose product is MPEQTVKTQQVADIEKSLRMIADIVKQKGREILNEFPITPPQFVALQWLHEYGDMTIGELSSKMYLACSTTTDLIDRMEKNELVERVKDTNDRRVVRIHLLDKGAEIIKEVITRRQAYLQGILGDFSPEDVDFLDRSLSYLFDEMKKDAKTWKSF
- a CDS encoding acyl-CoA thioesterase; this encodes MAVSDYIEDLEKWQSEFRHSYPVTVRFSETDAFGHLNNTVSFVYFEQGRINFFKEIGFGEEWFASGGEGIPVTADLHCDYRRQVFFDEQLDVQVKVAEIGNSSMDLHYLITNASGKVCMTGRGRMVQVSRKTGKPIKWSETALEKLNVSRSQ
- the sdhB gene encoding succinate dehydrogenase iron-sulfur subunit, which produces MSEKTIRLVITRQKDQEDSSYKEEFELPYRENMNVISALMEIRRNPVNAKGEETTAVSWEASCLEEVCGACSMVINGKPRQSCTALVDQLEQPIRLEPMKTFPVVRDLVVDRSRMFDSLKRVKAWVPIDGTYDLGPGPRMPEAKRQWAYELSKCMTCGVCLEACPNVNDKSEFIGPAALSQVRLFNAHPTGAMHKAERLNSLMDGDGGLSNCGNSQNCVQACPKGIPLTTSIAALNRDTTLQSFKNFFGSDNNF
- the ptsG gene encoding glucose-specific PTS transporter subunit IIBC: MSTAAAEKNNVFSNLFGLLQRIGRSLMLPVSVLPAAGLLLGIGHENVLDIPVMTEAGGIIFANLALIFAIGVAIGLSDGDGVAGLAAVIGYLIMNQTLGILAEYRGLETEAVLGIESLGMGVFGGIIIGITASYLYNRFHRIELPQFLGFFGGKRFVPIITAAVSVVLGAILVFVWPPIQQAIDYLSVLATETGTTIAAFIFGFGQRILIPFGLHHIFYQPFWFEFGQYTTQAGETVRGDMNRYFAGDPEAGTFMAGLFPFMLFGLPAAALAIYHEADKAKKKAVAGIMGSAALTSFLTGITEPIEFAFLFVAPVLFLIHCILAGFSFVVMDLLNVKAGFTFSGGFIDYVLYWNFSTNAWMVIPVGLVFAVLYYFGFRFAIRKFNLQTPGREKDTDDGKEEARPSKELARNVLTALGGKKNISKLDACITRLRVTVNSKNEVNKGELKKLGASGVMEVGNNIQAIFGTKSDTLKGQIKDLIDGKEVSEDLDEQETDDTKVVPGDGGGHSGELDFAMPIEGRLMDLSEVPDQVFSERMMGDGFAVDPKNGLVKSPVNGKVMNVFPTKHAIGIEADSGHEILIHFGIDTVNLKGDGFEALIEEGDSVRQGQELLKVDLDKIRERVPSLITPVVFTNLQEGEAVKLQKQGSVSQGNTGIIEITK
- the ptsP gene encoding phosphoenolpyruvate--protein phosphotransferase is translated as MSKTLTGIGASSGIAIAKAFLLETPDLSVEKSEPEDQAAEEKKFNDALASAKGELEKIKEKTLNDLGEEHAEIFSAHLLVLSDPEFVDAIRGKIKNENVNAGYAVKEISDMFVSMFENMDNEYMQERAADIRDVSKRVLAHVLGKKLVSLAEIDEEVVVIADDLTPSDTAQLNGEFVKGFATDIGGRTSHSAIMARSMEIPAVVGTKEVTASADFDMMMIVDGIEGTVIVDPTESEVAEYRKKQEEFASKQKEWAKLVNDPTESKDGHHVELAANIGTPNDMEGVISNGAEGVGLYRTEFLYMGRDELPTEEEQFEAYKKVVSDMDGKPVVIRTLDIGGDKELPYLDLPKEMNPFLGFRAVRLCLEKDDMFRTQLRALLRASAFGNLKIMFPMIATLEEFRQAKAMLTEEKDKLKADGTDVSDDIEVGIMVEIPSTAVMADTFAKEVDFFSIGTNDLIQYTMAADRMNEQVSYLYQPYNPAILRLIKMVIDAAHKEGKWAGMCGEMAGDEVAIPLLLGLGLDEFSMSATSVLPARSQIANLNKKEAEEAAQKALNMQTSDDVKAFVEETFPSEMI
- the sdhA gene encoding succinate dehydrogenase flavoprotein subunit; translation: MSKGKIIVVGGGLAGLMATIKAAEAGMKVDLFSVVPVKRSHSVCAQGGINGALNTMGEGDSTWEHFDDSVYGGDFLANQPPVKAMCDAAPGIIHLMDRMGVMFNRTPEGLLALRRFGGTQHHRTAFAGATTGQQLLYALDEQVRRHEVAGLVTKYEGWEFLSAIVDESDGRCRGITAQNLATSEMKSFRADATILATGGPGIIFGKSTNSMINTGYAAAAVYKQGAYYANGEFIQIHPTAIPGDDKLRLMSESARGEGGRVWTYNEDNEPWYFLEEKYPAYGNLVPRDIATREIFSVCVDQKRGINGENMVYLDLSHKDPKELDVKLGGIMEIYEKFMGDDPRKVPMKIFPAVHYSMGGLWIDYDQMTNIPGLFAAGECDYSQHGANRLGANSLLSAIYGGMVAGPKAVEYISGLEQASEDVSSQVFDSQLMKDQQQFEDILKMDGDENAFKLHQELGEWMTDNVTVVRENKRLLETDEKLQELMERYKNINIDDTAKWSNQSAAFVRQLDGMLNLARVITLGAYNRNESRGAHYKPEFPDRNDDEWMKTTKAKMNTSTGAPDFEYEDVDVSLIKPRKRDYTSKKQGSVKS
- a CDS encoding helix-turn-helix domain-containing protein; its protein translation is MKEHDFRPKPLLTKREREVFELLVQDKTTKEIASELFISEKTVRNHISNTMQKLGVKGRSQAVIELIRLGELKI
- a CDS encoding phosphocarrier protein HPr, with amino-acid sequence MAEKNFKITAETGIHARPATQLVNKAGQYESEVTLEHNGKSVNLKSIMGVMSLGVGQGAEVTIKAEGSDEEEAIKGLEEVMKEGLAE
- the glcT gene encoding glucose PTS transporter transcription antiterminator GlcT, which translates into the protein MPHNYIVEKVLNNNVVVAKGTGHEEFIMIGKGIGFGKKKGSHLDDENFEKVFKLYDQEEQELYKQLLKDLDPAVLEVVYEAILHIQKRLNMPLNEHIHIGLTDHIAFAVKRIRQGLEIKNPFLKDTELLYPREYQIAEEVVAFLNSRLKAGLPPAETGFVALHIHSAVSDKPLSAVNEHAGLLLRLIIVIENQLNIKIDKQSIDYARLLSHLRRVIDRAEKVESGGEEQEKLAWLLKQEYPVCYNLSWKLIRIIQQDLRKTVPESETVYITVHLQRLITS